Proteins encoded in a region of the Deefgea piscis genome:
- the trmL gene encoding tRNA (uridine(34)/cytosine(34)/5-carboxymethylaminomethyluridine(34)-2'-O)-methyltransferase TrmL — translation MFNIVLFQPEIPPNTGNVIRLAANTGCILHLVKPLGFPLDDTKMKRAGLDYHEYANMLVHEDWDACVAHLAGQRFFAATTKGSQRFDLLQYEPGDVFVFGPETRGLPADLLQTFAADRRIRVPMQPDNRSLNLSNSVAITIYEAWRQNGFIGGA, via the coding sequence ATGTTTAATATTGTTTTGTTTCAACCTGAAATCCCGCCCAATACCGGCAACGTCATTCGTTTAGCGGCCAATACCGGCTGCATTTTGCATTTGGTTAAACCACTGGGTTTTCCTTTGGATGACACCAAAATGAAGCGCGCAGGATTGGATTATCATGAGTACGCCAATATGCTGGTTCATGAAGACTGGGATGCCTGTGTCGCACATTTAGCCGGTCAACGCTTTTTTGCTGCCACCACCAAAGGCTCGCAACGCTTTGACTTACTGCAATATGAGCCAGGCGATGTTTTTGTATTTGGACCAGAAACACGTGGCTTGCCTGCCGATTTATTACAAACTTTTGCTGCCGATCGTCGCATTCGCGTCCCGATGCAGCCAGACAATCGCAGCCTGAATTTATCCAACTCGGTTGCGATCACCATTTATGAAGCATGGCGTCAAAACGGGTTTATTGGTGGCGCATAA
- the purU gene encoding formyltetrahydrofolate deformylase encodes MTHTATLLISCPDRKGLSAAIANFLYTYNANIVHSDQHQDNTDGLFLMRIEWDLADFTLDMKAFAAAFQPIADRFQMTWKVSLSNRPQKVAIFVSKYDHCLVDLLHRHKSGEFNCEIPLIISNHEDCRALADFYGIEYHVIAVGKDNKAAAEAAQTALLHEKEIDLIVLARYMQVLSHDFTAQFPQRIINIHHSFLPAFDGAKPYHRAFARGVKLIGATSHYVTEVLDDGPIIEQDVNRISHRDDVEALIQQGRDLERVVLSRAVRWHLQHRVLVYSNKTVIFD; translated from the coding sequence ATGACACATACCGCGACACTACTGATCAGTTGCCCAGATCGAAAAGGTCTGTCTGCCGCGATCGCTAACTTTTTGTATACCTATAACGCCAATATTGTTCATTCCGATCAACATCAAGACAATACTGATGGTTTGTTTTTGATGCGTATCGAATGGGATTTAGCTGACTTTACTTTAGATATGAAAGCTTTTGCAGCGGCATTTCAGCCGATTGCTGATCGCTTTCAAATGACGTGGAAAGTTTCTTTATCGAATCGTCCACAAAAAGTCGCTATTTTTGTATCGAAATATGATCATTGCTTGGTCGATTTATTGCATCGACATAAAAGTGGCGAATTTAATTGTGAAATTCCACTGATTATTTCAAATCACGAAGATTGCCGAGCTTTAGCCGATTTTTATGGTATTGAATACCATGTAATTGCTGTTGGTAAAGACAATAAAGCGGCTGCAGAGGCCGCGCAAACGGCATTGCTGCATGAAAAAGAAATTGATCTGATTGTGCTGGCGCGATATATGCAAGTGCTAAGCCATGACTTTACTGCGCAATTCCCGCAGCGCATTATCAATATTCATCATAGTTTCTTGCCGGCTTTTGATGGCGCAAAGCCTTACCATCGTGCGTTTGCTCGTGGGGTTAAGTTAATTGGTGCGACTAGTCATTATGTGACTGAAGTACTCGATGATGGTCCAATTATTGAGCAAGATGTGAATCGTATTTCGCATCGAGATGATGTTGAAGCATTGATTCAGCAAGGTCGTGATTTAGAGCGCGTGGTCTTATCACGTGCTGTGCGTTGGCATTTGCAACATCGTGTTTTGGTGTATTCAAATAAAACGGTTATTTTTGATTGA